A region of Triplophysa rosa linkage group LG16, Trosa_1v2, whole genome shotgun sequence DNA encodes the following proteins:
- the LOC130567325 gene encoding uncharacterized protein LOC130567325 — protein MAKRMIKTKFTLDEVVEECTRRNSDQSEDDISDEENDVSSIDTVAEDLFLDGGDVTLDKQSNETDEDWEPSSKKPYTNRQDDSTSSEDKPQTSPTQRDSASKRPRGIGRARGRGRTASTSGQAEMSIPTSEERWNDVDVPDVTPPQPTFRPTKSPGPQLIRTANYTALQLFQLFFTNSVLLTIIKNTNDFGSTAVGFHQQ, from the exons ATGGCAAAAAGGATGATAAAAACAAAGTTTACACTTGACGAAGTTGTTGAAGAATGTACTCGGCGTAACAGTGATCAATCAGAGGATGACATTTCAGACGAAGAGAACGATGTTTCATCCATTGACACGGTTGCAGAGGACCTGTTTTTGGATGGCGGAGACGTCACTCTCGACAa ACAATCAAATGAAACGGATGAAGACTGGGAGCCAAGCAGCAAAAAGCCATATACCAACAGGCAAGACGACAGCACCTCATCGGAAGATAAGCCCCAAACCTCACCTACCCAGAGAGATTCTGCCAGCAAAAGACCAAGAGGCATAGGACGGGCTAGAGGAAGAGGGAGAACGGCCAGCACCAGTGGTCAAGCTGAGATGTCAATCCCCACATCTGAAGAGAGATGGAATGATGTTGATGTTCCAGATGTGACACCACCACAACCCACCTTCAGACCCACCAAATCACCAGGCCCCCAGCTCATACGTACAGCTAACTACACCGCTTTACAgctttttcaacttttttttacaaactctGTGTTACtgacaataattaaaaacaccAATGACTTTGGCTCAACTGCAGTTGGCTTCCACCAGCAGTGA